From one Nonomuraea polychroma genomic stretch:
- a CDS encoding amino acid ABC transporter ATP-binding protein — MSLLTIDGVWKNFHGHDVLRGIDLEVQPHEVVSLIGASGSGKSTLLRCVNLLETVDDGTIFLDGDEITDPRVNVDDVRKRLGIVFQAFNLFPHMTVLDNITLAPRRVHKAAREQAEEQAHELLAKFGLADKARAYPDQLSGGQQQRVAIIRALATQPRLMLLDEVTSALDPELVVEVLGIIRELKESGMTMILATHEMGFCREISDTVCFLDGGVLLEKGPAEKVFTDPENARTREFLRSVLETRRF; from the coding sequence ATGAGCCTTCTGACGATCGACGGGGTGTGGAAGAACTTCCACGGCCACGACGTGTTGCGCGGCATCGACCTGGAGGTGCAGCCGCACGAGGTGGTGAGCCTGATCGGGGCCTCCGGGTCGGGCAAGTCCACACTGCTGCGCTGCGTGAACCTGCTGGAGACGGTGGACGACGGCACGATCTTCCTGGACGGCGACGAGATCACCGATCCCCGGGTGAACGTCGACGACGTGCGCAAGCGGCTGGGCATCGTGTTCCAGGCGTTCAACCTGTTCCCGCACATGACCGTGCTGGACAACATCACCCTCGCGCCGCGCCGGGTGCACAAGGCGGCCAGGGAGCAGGCGGAGGAGCAGGCGCACGAGCTGCTCGCCAAGTTCGGGCTGGCGGACAAGGCGCGGGCGTACCCCGACCAGCTGTCGGGCGGGCAGCAGCAGCGGGTGGCCATCATCCGGGCGCTGGCCACGCAGCCCAGGCTCATGTTGCTCGACGAGGTGACCTCGGCGCTCGACCCCGAGCTGGTGGTCGAGGTGCTGGGGATCATCAGGGAGCTCAAGGAGTCCGGCATGACCATGATCCTGGCGACTCACGAGATGGGTTTCTGCCGCGAGATCTCGGACACGGTGTGCTTTCTCGACGGCGGCGTGCTGCTGGAGAAAGGGCCCGCGGAGAAGGTCTTCACGGACCCGGAGAACGCCAGGACCAGGGAGTTCCTGCGAAGCGTGCTGGAGACCAGGCGGTTCTAG
- a CDS encoding amino acid ABC transporter permease — MSEWVKSERQAERERIRRSHARRSASIATTSTVVFIVLVVWGVTNSPGWPRVQEKFFSWKHFANAMPDVLSGFMLNVKIFLIAEVLILVVGLLVALARGIRTPAFFPIRALATLYTDIFRGVPTILVIYLIGFGLPALRLQGIPSDLVTLGIIALTLSYGAYVAEVFRSGIESIHPSQVAAARSLGLSHGKTMRFVVLPQATRRVVVPLLNDFVSLQKDTALVATIGPLEALRQAQIHVTKTFNYTPYLAAALLFILLTIPMARLTDHLAARTRRRRGA; from the coding sequence ATGAGCGAGTGGGTCAAATCCGAGCGGCAGGCTGAGCGGGAGCGGATCCGCAGGTCGCACGCTCGCCGCTCGGCCTCGATCGCGACGACCTCGACGGTGGTGTTCATCGTCCTGGTCGTGTGGGGGGTCACGAACTCGCCTGGCTGGCCGCGGGTGCAGGAGAAGTTCTTCAGCTGGAAGCATTTCGCCAACGCGATGCCCGACGTGCTGAGCGGGTTCATGCTCAACGTCAAGATCTTTCTGATCGCGGAGGTGCTGATCCTGGTCGTGGGGCTCTTGGTGGCGCTCGCCAGAGGGATCAGGACGCCCGCGTTCTTCCCGATCCGGGCGCTGGCCACGCTTTACACCGACATCTTCCGCGGCGTGCCGACGATTCTGGTGATCTATCTGATCGGGTTCGGGCTGCCCGCCCTCCGGCTCCAGGGCATCCCGTCCGATCTGGTGACGCTGGGCATCATTGCGTTGACGCTGTCCTACGGCGCGTACGTGGCCGAGGTCTTCCGCTCCGGCATCGAGTCCATCCACCCGAGCCAGGTGGCGGCGGCCCGCTCGCTCGGGCTGAGCCACGGCAAAACCATGCGATTCGTGGTGCTGCCGCAGGCCACGCGCAGGGTCGTGGTGCCGCTGCTGAACGACTTCGTCTCGCTGCAGAAGGACACGGCGCTGGTGGCCACCATCGGCCCGCTGGAGGCCCTCAGGCAGGCGCAGATCCACGTGACCAAGACCTTCAACTACACGCCCTACCTGGCGGCGGCGCTGCTGTTCATCCTGCTCACCATCCCCATGGCCAGGCTCACCGACCACCTGGCCGCCCGCACCCGCCGGAGGCGTGGCGCATGA
- a CDS encoding ABC transporter substrate-binding protein yields MARSFMLLALAVAVVGCAPVDNTTSTTSASPATSTACTKEQLALINPGKLTIGTDKPAFEPWFKDDDPSNGQGFESAVAFAVAGELGFDRSEVQWSTVKFDSAFAPGEKQFDFDINQVSITPERAQAVDFSKGYYTVKQAVVAIEGGKYAGAKSLAELKDAKIGVQVGTTSLAAVQEIIQPADDPNVYNEQIDAVNALKNKQVDALVVDLPTAFYVTAAQVENSKIIGQFSSTGGAPEEFGLVMEKGSPLKPCVDQAVDALKSKGELAKIEQQWLGSAAGAPELK; encoded by the coding sequence ATGGCCCGTTCCTTCATGCTGCTTGCGCTGGCCGTGGCGGTCGTTGGTTGTGCGCCTGTGGACAACACGACGAGCACGACGTCAGCCAGTCCGGCGACGTCCACTGCCTGTACCAAGGAGCAGCTCGCGCTCATCAATCCCGGAAAGTTGACGATCGGGACCGACAAACCGGCGTTCGAGCCGTGGTTCAAGGACGACGACCCGAGCAACGGGCAGGGGTTCGAGAGCGCGGTCGCCTTTGCCGTGGCAGGGGAGCTGGGCTTCGATCGGAGTGAGGTGCAGTGGAGCACTGTCAAGTTCGATTCCGCGTTCGCGCCCGGTGAGAAACAGTTCGACTTCGACATCAACCAGGTGTCGATCACGCCTGAGCGGGCTCAGGCGGTCGACTTCAGCAAGGGCTACTACACGGTCAAGCAGGCTGTCGTGGCCATTGAGGGCGGTAAGTACGCCGGGGCCAAGAGCCTGGCCGAGCTGAAGGACGCGAAGATCGGCGTGCAGGTGGGCACAACCTCGCTGGCCGCCGTCCAGGAGATCATCCAGCCCGCGGACGACCCCAACGTGTACAACGAGCAGATCGACGCCGTGAACGCGTTGAAGAACAAGCAGGTGGACGCGCTGGTCGTGGACCTGCCGACGGCGTTCTATGTGACCGCCGCGCAGGTCGAGAACTCGAAGATCATAGGGCAGTTCAGCTCGACTGGTGGCGCGCCGGAGGAGTTCGGACTGGTCATGGAGAAGGGCAGCCCGCTCAAGCCGTGCGTCGACCAGGCCGTGGATGCGCTGAAGTCCAAGGGTGAGCTGGCCAAGATCGAGCAGCAGTGGCTCGGCTCGGCCGCGGGCGCTCCCGAGTTGAAATGA
- the rplI gene encoding 50S ribosomal protein L9, whose translation MKLILTNEVSGLGAPGDVVEVKDGYGRNYLIPRGFAMRWTRGAEKQIETLKKARDAREIRDLGTAKEVAGQLGALRVRLATRAGESGRLFGSITTGDIADAVKAAGGPALDRRRIEIPNPIKSVGAHRVTVKLHPEVSASVDVEVVAG comes from the coding sequence ATGAAGCTCATCCTCACCAACGAGGTCTCCGGCCTCGGCGCCCCTGGCGACGTCGTCGAGGTCAAGGACGGCTACGGCCGTAACTACCTGATCCCGCGCGGCTTCGCCATGCGCTGGACCCGCGGGGCCGAGAAGCAGATCGAGACGCTCAAGAAGGCTCGCGACGCCCGCGAGATCCGCGACCTTGGCACCGCCAAGGAGGTCGCCGGCCAACTGGGCGCCCTGCGGGTGCGCCTGGCCACCCGCGCGGGTGAGTCCGGCCGCCTGTTCGGCTCGATCACCACGGGCGACATCGCCGACGCGGTCAAGGCCGCCGGCGGGCCCGCGCTCGACCGCCGCCGCATCGAGATCCCCAACCCGATCAAGAGCGTCGGCGCCCACCGCGTCACCGTCAAGCTCCACCCCGAGGTGTCTGCCTCTGTGGATGTTGAGGTTGTCGCGGGCTGA
- the rpsR gene encoding 30S ribosomal protein S18, translated as MAKPALRKPKKKVCLFCHDKISYVDYKDTALLRKFISDRGKIRARRVTGNCTQHQRDVATAIKNAREVALLPYTSTAR; from the coding sequence ATGGCTAAGCCGGCACTGCGCAAGCCCAAGAAGAAGGTTTGCCTGTTCTGCCACGACAAGATCTCCTACGTCGACTACAAGGACACGGCGCTGCTGCGGAAGTTCATCTCCGACCGCGGCAAGATCCGTGCGCGCCGGGTGACGGGCAACTGCACCCAGCACCAGCGTGACGTGGCGACCGCGATCAAGAACGCCCGTGAGGTGGCCCTGCTGCCCTACACGAGCACCGCGCGCTAA
- a CDS encoding single-stranded DNA-binding protein yields the protein MAAGDTVITIVGNLVDDPELRFTPTGQAVARFRIASTPRFMDRQTNEWKDGESLFLTCNVWRQAAENAAESLQRGMRVIVQGRLKQRSYETKEGEKRTVYEVEVDEVGPSLRNATAKVNRTSRQGGGGGFGGGPADDPWASASPAPPQGASPGGFQGGGGGNYGGGQQGGGGFGGGNDFSDEPPF from the coding sequence ATGGCAGCAGGCGACACCGTAATCACCATCGTCGGCAACCTCGTCGACGACCCGGAGCTGCGCTTCACCCCGACGGGGCAAGCGGTGGCTCGATTCCGCATCGCGTCCACTCCGCGGTTCATGGATCGCCAGACCAACGAGTGGAAAGATGGCGAGAGCCTCTTCCTGACCTGCAACGTGTGGCGGCAGGCGGCGGAGAACGCCGCCGAGAGCCTCCAGCGCGGCATGCGGGTCATCGTGCAGGGGCGGCTCAAACAGCGGTCTTACGAGACCAAGGAAGGCGAGAAGCGCACCGTCTACGAGGTCGAGGTCGACGAGGTCGGCCCGTCCCTGCGTAACGCCACCGCCAAGGTCAACCGCACCTCCCGTCAGGGCGGTGGCGGCGGCTTCGGCGGCGGCCCGGCCGACGACCCGTGGGCCTCCGCGTCACCCGCCCCGCCCCAGGGCGCGAGCCCCGGCGGCTTCCAGGGTGGCGGCGGCGGCAACTACGGTGGCGGCCAGCAGGGCGGCGGCGGCTTCGGCGGCGGCAACGACTTCAGCGACGAGCCTCCCTTCTAG
- the rpsF gene encoding 30S ribosomal protein S6 produces the protein MRRYEVMVILDPSLDERTVAPSLDQFLTVVRNDGGTVEKVDVWGRRRLAYDINKKSEGIYAVIDLSAEPATVKELDRQMNLNEGILRTKVLRPDVH, from the coding sequence ATGCGTCGTTACGAAGTAATGGTCATCCTGGACCCTTCGCTCGATGAGCGCACCGTCGCGCCGTCCCTCGACCAGTTCCTCACCGTGGTCCGCAACGACGGCGGCACCGTGGAGAAGGTCGACGTCTGGGGCCGTCGCCGGCTCGCGTACGACATCAACAAGAAGTCCGAGGGCATTTACGCCGTCATCGACCTGTCCGCGGAGCCCGCGACGGTCAAGGAGCTCGACCGCCAGATGAACCTCAACGAGGGCATCCTGCGCACCAAGGTCCTGCGGCCCGACGTGCACTAA
- a CDS encoding deoxyribonuclease IV codes for MVRIGAHVDQDDPAAHAEEVGAEVVQFFLGDPQGYDKPVLPAKPVQGVDIYIHAPYLINVATTNNRIRIPSRKLLEQHLKAAAGLGAKALIVHGGHVNKNDDPQKGFDNWRKVFERMECPIPVLIENTAGGGNAMARKLERIARLWDALDGFDVGFCLDTCHAHAGGEELIDLVDRVKAITGRIDLVHCNDSRDDFDSGADRHANLGQGKIDSELILAVCRAAGAPIVVETPAAGQADDIAFLRKNL; via the coding sequence ATGGTGCGCATCGGAGCTCATGTCGATCAGGACGACCCCGCCGCTCACGCCGAGGAGGTCGGGGCCGAGGTGGTGCAGTTCTTCCTCGGGGACCCCCAGGGATATGACAAGCCCGTGCTGCCCGCCAAGCCGGTCCAGGGCGTGGACATCTACATCCACGCGCCTTACCTGATCAACGTGGCGACGACCAACAACCGCATCAGGATCCCCAGTCGCAAGCTGCTGGAGCAGCACCTGAAGGCGGCCGCGGGGCTCGGCGCGAAGGCGCTGATCGTGCACGGCGGCCACGTCAACAAGAACGACGACCCGCAGAAGGGGTTCGACAACTGGCGCAAGGTGTTCGAGCGCATGGAGTGCCCGATCCCCGTGCTGATCGAGAACACCGCGGGCGGCGGCAACGCGATGGCGCGCAAGCTGGAGCGCATCGCCCGCCTCTGGGATGCGCTCGACGGCTTCGACGTGGGCTTCTGCCTCGACACCTGCCACGCCCACGCGGGCGGCGAAGAGCTGATCGACCTGGTCGACCGGGTCAAGGCCATCACCGGCCGCATCGATCTCGTCCACTGCAACGACTCGCGCGACGACTTCGACTCCGGCGCCGACCGCCACGCCAACCTGGGCCAGGGGAAGATCGACTCTGAGCTGATCCTGGCGGTCTGCCGGGCGGCCGGGGCCCCGATCGTGGTGGAGACGCCTGCCGCCGGTCAGGCGGACGACATCGCGTTCCTGAGGAAAAACCTCTAG
- a CDS encoding mannosyltransferase family protein: MITRSASRDALLLWFGSRAGLLIATLLGVTLGEYLDKWRKWDAGLFITIAQYGYDGEPGRPPDAGLPAFFPGLPAVLRLVHFVVPDWAAAGLLVSLVAGAVAMVALARLAEFEGANGWMAVLALLAFPMAVFLVAGYSETLFLAFAIPAWLAARQGHWAQAVLLAAGASCVRITGLFLAVALVVEFVASRDSPRRAGWLVVPFLPLVAYSYYHYSRSGDWLAWKHAQEAGWGREFEWPWEAWKTTWRSAMGTDDFAVAFRMEIAGAVVAVAVLVWLLLLRRWSELTYTGAQAAALMTSAYYLSIPRSLVLWFPLWVLVAKVATRKAWVLVLYGLISGPLMLVNTARFLSGAWAG, from the coding sequence ATGATCACTCGCTCGGCGAGCCGGGACGCGCTGCTGCTCTGGTTCGGCTCGCGGGCTGGGTTGCTGATCGCGACGTTACTCGGCGTGACGCTGGGCGAATACCTGGATAAGTGGCGCAAGTGGGATGCCGGGCTGTTCATCACGATCGCCCAGTACGGCTACGACGGCGAGCCCGGCAGACCGCCGGACGCGGGGTTGCCCGCGTTCTTCCCCGGCCTGCCCGCCGTGCTGCGGCTGGTGCACTTCGTCGTGCCGGACTGGGCGGCGGCCGGGCTGCTCGTCTCGCTGGTGGCGGGTGCGGTGGCCATGGTGGCGCTGGCCAGGCTGGCCGAGTTCGAGGGCGCCAACGGGTGGATGGCCGTGCTGGCGCTGCTGGCCTTCCCGATGGCCGTGTTCCTGGTCGCGGGCTACAGCGAGACGCTCTTCCTGGCCTTCGCCATTCCCGCGTGGCTGGCCGCCAGGCAGGGACACTGGGCGCAGGCCGTGTTACTCGCGGCGGGGGCGTCATGCGTGCGGATCACGGGGTTGTTCCTGGCGGTCGCGCTCGTCGTGGAGTTCGTCGCGAGCCGGGACTCGCCGCGGCGGGCCGGGTGGCTGGTCGTGCCGTTCCTGCCGCTGGTGGCGTACTCCTATTACCACTACAGCAGGTCGGGCGACTGGCTGGCGTGGAAGCACGCGCAGGAGGCAGGCTGGGGGCGCGAGTTCGAGTGGCCGTGGGAGGCGTGGAAGACGACCTGGCGCTCGGCCATGGGAACCGACGACTTCGCGGTGGCCTTCCGCATGGAGATCGCCGGGGCCGTGGTGGCGGTCGCGGTGCTGGTGTGGCTGCTCCTGCTGCGCAGGTGGAGCGAGCTGACCTACACCGGGGCGCAGGCGGCCGCTCTGATGACCTCGGCTTACTACCTGTCGATCCCGCGCTCGCTGGTGTTGTGGTTCCCGCTGTGGGTCCTGGTCGCCAAGGTCGCGACCAGGAAGGCGTGGGTGCTCGTGCTCTACGGCCTGATCTCGGGGCCGCTCATGCTGGTGAACACCGCCCGGTTTCTCAGCGGGGCGTGGGCTGGCTGA
- a CDS encoding glycosyltransferase family 87 protein yields the protein MTSTEARVPLMARAVPYLPLGLIAALGATLAYVVRLPCRTGGWNDQVSTYTNFCYTDIYPLYFDRQLATENPYFAHVDFDKQVEYPVVLGEVMQVISWIARALELDRVAQAVRFYDLTVILLGMCLVAGVLLMAAVAGPARRWDALWYAISPAVVLAAYINWDLVAGALSMGMLLAWARRRQVLAGVLLGLAIATKFYPLMFVGALFLLTWRTGRWRPFLITIASAAGAWIVVNAPFMIFAWEGWRRFYVFSQERGVDWGSPWLFFQNKGWPILGEWDVSTLGMLSLGALCLGIAVLTLAAPRRPRLAQICFLALAAFMMTNKVWSPQFVLWLVPFAVLARPNWKPLALWQLAEVWYFAAIWLYLLSQPPLERDDLGIGDDTYFTAVWGRIITIGIMMAFVVRDILRPDKDVVRQADIDDQAGGVFDDTPDRFTLASAVR from the coding sequence GTGACGAGCACGGAGGCACGCGTCCCGCTGATGGCGCGTGCCGTGCCGTACCTTCCCCTGGGGCTGATCGCGGCCCTGGGGGCGACGCTCGCGTACGTGGTGCGGCTGCCGTGCCGCACCGGCGGCTGGAACGACCAGGTCTCGACGTACACGAACTTCTGTTACACCGACATCTACCCGCTCTACTTCGACCGGCAGCTGGCCACCGAGAACCCGTACTTCGCCCACGTGGACTTCGACAAACAGGTCGAGTACCCGGTGGTGCTGGGCGAGGTCATGCAGGTGATCAGCTGGATCGCCAGGGCGCTGGAGCTCGACAGGGTCGCCCAGGCGGTCAGGTTCTACGACCTGACGGTGATCCTGCTCGGCATGTGCCTCGTGGCCGGCGTGCTGCTGATGGCGGCGGTGGCCGGGCCGGCGCGGAGGTGGGACGCGCTCTGGTACGCGATCTCGCCGGCCGTGGTGCTGGCCGCGTACATCAACTGGGACCTGGTCGCGGGCGCGCTGTCGATGGGCATGCTGCTGGCCTGGGCGCGGCGCCGGCAGGTGCTCGCCGGGGTGCTGCTCGGGCTGGCGATCGCGACGAAGTTCTACCCGCTCATGTTCGTGGGCGCGTTGTTCCTGCTCACGTGGCGTACCGGGCGATGGCGGCCGTTTCTGATCACGATCGCTTCGGCGGCGGGCGCGTGGATCGTGGTCAACGCGCCGTTCATGATCTTCGCTTGGGAGGGATGGCGCAGGTTCTACGTCTTCTCCCAGGAGCGCGGGGTGGACTGGGGGTCGCCGTGGCTGTTCTTCCAGAACAAGGGCTGGCCCATCCTCGGCGAGTGGGACGTCAGCACGCTCGGCATGTTGTCGCTCGGCGCCCTGTGCCTGGGCATCGCCGTGCTGACGCTGGCCGCGCCGCGCCGGCCGCGGCTGGCGCAGATCTGCTTCCTGGCGCTGGCCGCCTTCATGATGACGAACAAGGTGTGGTCGCCGCAGTTCGTGCTCTGGCTGGTGCCGTTCGCGGTGCTTGCCCGGCCCAACTGGAAGCCGCTCGCGCTCTGGCAGCTGGCCGAGGTCTGGTATTTCGCGGCCATCTGGCTCTACCTGCTGTCCCAGCCGCCGCTGGAGCGGGACGACCTGGGCATCGGTGACGACACATACTTCACCGCCGTCTGGGGGCGCATCATCACGATCGGGATCATGATGGCGTTCGTGGTGCGGGACATCCTGCGGCCGGACAAGGACGTCGTACGGCAGGCCGACATCGATGACCAGGCGGGCGGCGTCTTCGACGATACGCCTGACCGGTTCACGCTGGCGTCCGCCGTACGATGA
- a CDS encoding transglycosylase domain-containing protein, with protein sequence MPSWKIVMAGFVVITAGIFGMIMVAYANTEVPTGTQEEAIAQQSTIYYNDGKTPIAHLGMKREIVKLSQMDETVREATIAIENQTFYEDSGISIPGMIRSLWMTATGQQLQGASTITQQMARNYYDGLSQEVSIKRKINEIFVAVKLDDTLTKDEILERYLNTVNFGRAYGVQAAAKAYFGDKVTAAKLTPEQGAYLAARIQQPNWKADEPALQSRFKDVINNMAKVWPDKYGNLPQTAKFPKTAKDDNVNELGGMKGYMVTQVLKELEGRGLTGDEVRSGGYEIVSTFDRKLMIAAKEAVTSTMRGMNKEYHAGLAAVNPKNGRVVAFYGGTNYLTDPWNEPFQSKKQAASAFKPYVLAAWLQAGYSLKSFVPGNETVPKELPGVQKEGIRNSHNVGRAVDVVKATSESVNTAFVSMAYALPNKLDDVKNLVEAAGFNQETMEADVNEHSYQFAIGSAPVTPVEQAAGYSIFANGGKYTRYHVVIEVRQDKKVVYPEQRTAKSVVDAGVAADATVAMQEVLRSGTAQGKGLGSRPAAGKTGTNNDEKEAWFVGYTPQLSTAVGFYREECRTKSGKVVPPLHSNCPITPGGKPSKKYDINNPYTLPYEVSLGFEGAGPPTIAWQRFMLAAHEGKPIEQFPQKAEIGTPENIVPSPTPTPTPSADDNPFTDEDPFGDPGTDNQDCLIAPCGDDTTTGDDNVTTDDGGAVNDGFPQGGDDGGFGGGMAPAPRPSGRIEGQ encoded by the coding sequence GTGCCCAGCTGGAAGATCGTCATGGCCGGGTTCGTGGTGATCACCGCCGGGATCTTCGGCATGATCATGGTGGCGTACGCCAACACCGAGGTGCCCACGGGCACCCAGGAAGAGGCGATCGCGCAGCAGAGCACGATCTACTACAACGACGGCAAGACCCCGATCGCCCATCTCGGCATGAAGCGGGAGATCGTCAAGCTGTCGCAGATGGACGAGACGGTCAGGGAAGCCACGATCGCCATCGAGAACCAGACTTTCTACGAGGACTCCGGCATCTCCATCCCCGGCATGATCCGGTCGCTGTGGATGACCGCGACCGGGCAGCAGCTCCAGGGCGCCTCGACGATCACCCAGCAGATGGCCCGCAACTACTACGACGGCCTCAGCCAGGAAGTCTCGATCAAGCGTAAGATCAACGAGATCTTCGTCGCGGTCAAGCTCGACGACACGCTGACCAAGGACGAGATCCTGGAGAGATACCTCAACACGGTCAACTTCGGCCGGGCCTACGGGGTCCAGGCCGCCGCGAAGGCGTACTTCGGCGACAAGGTCACCGCCGCGAAGCTGACCCCGGAGCAGGGCGCCTACCTCGCCGCGCGGATCCAGCAGCCCAACTGGAAGGCCGACGAGCCGGCGCTGCAGAGCCGGTTCAAGGACGTCATCAACAACATGGCCAAGGTCTGGCCCGACAAGTACGGCAACCTCCCGCAGACCGCCAAGTTCCCCAAGACGGCCAAGGACGACAACGTCAACGAACTGGGCGGCATGAAGGGCTACATGGTCACGCAGGTCCTGAAGGAGCTGGAGGGCCGCGGGCTCACCGGCGACGAGGTCAGGAGCGGCGGCTACGAGATCGTCTCCACCTTCGACAGGAAGCTCATGATCGCCGCGAAGGAGGCGGTGACCAGCACCATGAGGGGGATGAACAAGGAGTACCACGCCGGCCTGGCCGCGGTGAACCCGAAGAACGGCCGCGTCGTCGCGTTCTACGGCGGCACCAACTACCTGACGGACCCGTGGAACGAGCCCTTCCAGTCCAAGAAGCAGGCCGCGTCCGCGTTCAAGCCCTACGTCCTGGCCGCGTGGTTGCAGGCCGGCTACTCGCTCAAGAGCTTCGTGCCAGGAAACGAGACCGTGCCGAAAGAGCTTCCCGGCGTGCAGAAGGAAGGCATCAGGAACAGCCACAACGTCGGCCGCGCCGTTGACGTGGTCAAGGCCACCTCGGAGTCGGTCAACACCGCGTTCGTCTCGATGGCCTACGCCCTGCCCAACAAGCTCGACGATGTGAAGAACCTCGTCGAAGCGGCCGGGTTCAACCAGGAGACCATGGAAGCCGACGTCAACGAGCACAGCTACCAGTTCGCGATCGGCAGCGCCCCGGTGACCCCCGTCGAGCAGGCCGCGGGCTACTCCATCTTCGCCAACGGCGGCAAGTACACCCGCTACCACGTGGTCATCGAAGTCCGGCAGGACAAGAAGGTCGTCTACCCGGAGCAGAGGACCGCCAAGAGCGTCGTCGACGCCGGGGTCGCCGCGGACGCGACGGTGGCCATGCAGGAGGTGCTGCGGAGCGGCACCGCGCAGGGCAAGGGCCTGGGCTCCCGTCCGGCGGCCGGCAAGACCGGCACCAACAACGACGAGAAAGAGGCCTGGTTCGTCGGCTACACGCCGCAGCTCTCCACCGCTGTCGGGTTCTACCGCGAGGAGTGCAGGACGAAGTCCGGCAAGGTCGTCCCGCCGCTGCACTCCAACTGCCCCATCACGCCCGGCGGCAAGCCGAGCAAGAAGTACGACATCAACAACCCGTACACCCTGCCCTACGAGGTGTCCCTGGGCTTCGAGGGCGCGGGCCCGCCCACGATCGCCTGGCAGAGGTTCATGCTGGCCGCCCACGAGGGCAAGCCGATCGAGCAGTTCCCGCAGAAGGCCGAGATCGGCACACCCGAGAACATCGTGCCGAGCCCGACGCCCACGCCGACGCCCAGCGCCGACGACAATCCGTTCACCGATGAGGACCCGTTCGGCGACCCGGGCACGGACAACCAGGACTGCCTCATCGCGCCGTGTGGTGACGACACCACCACCGGCGACGACAACGTCACGACGGACGACGGCGGCGCCGTAAACGACGGGTTCCCGCAGGGGGGCGACGACGGAGGGTTCGGCGGCGGCATGGCGCCGGCTCCACGGCCCTCTGGCCGGATCGAGGGTCAGTGA
- a CDS encoding DUF5318 family protein, which yields MWSQRRVVDYGLAKKAVVRSFRAGRTSRGELCDAQPYLLRAARLFGEPTERLCPVCERENVTNVTYVYGDALGRHAGQAKVATELAAMAHDYDEFRVYVVEVCQGCSWNHLTVSYVLGNGPPDLIGQA from the coding sequence ATGTGGTCACAGCGAAGGGTGGTGGATTACGGCCTCGCGAAAAAGGCGGTGGTCCGCTCCTTCCGCGCCGGGCGCACGTCGCGTGGCGAGCTTTGTGACGCACAGCCGTACCTCCTTCGCGCGGCCCGCCTCTTCGGCGAGCCGACCGAACGCCTCTGCCCGGTCTGCGAGAGGGAGAACGTCACCAACGTGACCTATGTCTACGGAGATGCACTCGGACGGCATGCCGGACAGGCAAAGGTCGCAACGGAACTCGCCGCCATGGCTCATGATTACGATGAGTTCCGGGTGTACGTCGTCGAGGTCTGCCAAGGTTGTTCCTGGAACCACCTGACGGTTTCGTACGTCCTCGGCAACGGACCACCTGACCTCATCGGCCAAGCGTGA
- a CDS encoding PadR family transcriptional regulator: MAGGQGRVLELAVLGSLHETPLHGYELRKRLNALLGMFRAFSYGSLYPCLRSLLAQGLIAEEQPAPTTIVGGRSKIVYKLTAEGKERLQEMLTQAGPSAWEDESFGVHFAFFRHTEAEVRLRILEGRRSRLEERLDAVRTALARTRERLDSYTLELQRHGLESVEREVRWLNELIATERRASSEERPERDTTSTDE, encoded by the coding sequence ATGGCCGGCGGACAGGGCAGGGTCTTGGAACTGGCCGTGCTCGGGTCGCTGCACGAGACCCCGCTACACGGCTACGAGCTGCGCAAACGGCTCAACGCCCTGCTGGGGATGTTCCGCGCGTTCTCCTATGGGTCGCTGTACCCCTGTCTTCGATCACTTCTCGCCCAAGGGCTCATCGCAGAGGAGCAACCCGCTCCCACCACGATCGTCGGCGGCAGATCAAAGATCGTTTACAAGCTGACCGCGGAAGGGAAGGAGCGGCTGCAGGAGATGCTGACGCAGGCCGGGCCTTCCGCCTGGGAGGACGAGAGCTTCGGTGTGCACTTCGCGTTCTTCAGGCACACCGAGGCCGAGGTGCGTTTGCGCATACTCGAAGGCCGCCGTAGCCGGCTTGAGGAGCGGCTCGACGCCGTGCGGACGGCGCTGGCGCGCACCAGGGAGCGCCTCGACAGTTACACGCTCGAGCTGCAGCGTCATGGGCTCGAGTCGGTCGAGCGCGAGGTGCGCTGGCTGAACGAGCTGATCGCAACGGAGCGTCGGGCCTCCTCAGAGGAGAGGCCCGAAAGAGATACCACGTCAACTGATGAGTAA